One Fuerstiella marisgermanici DNA window includes the following coding sequences:
- a CDS encoding cell division protein FtsA, producing MMTAIDYGGYAIRSAFRNPTDPKAVTFLSERSEYAVLPMLDSFRDAIGRLGISYAKCEDSYVVFGNKADQVRWLSRKPCAPLFADGHVPTTDAPARQILNILTQSMLPTHSGRDSQCCFTTSGVRNDPRNVEFLSRLIRMHGFAPMFCSPTEATMLACGSVNNFTGVAVCMGTDITEVSLFRYGSEIIAETLDVGSNWVDIEMAKQLQMKVWDDTGNCYLDLAAVREWKHDRSVHLRNSTGERERTLSRLYGVILSRVARTIRQFVASESVEKAIGTSPLAVICAGGPTQIGGFANAMTERLVEQDTASRIQSVSVVENPSLAVVRGLLIFGELESRRGRAVEFAA from the coding sequence ATGATGACGGCAATTGACTACGGCGGTTACGCAATCCGATCGGCGTTCCGCAATCCGACAGATCCTAAAGCGGTGACGTTTCTGAGCGAACGTTCTGAGTACGCTGTCTTGCCCATGCTGGACTCGTTTCGGGACGCCATCGGCCGACTCGGAATATCGTACGCCAAATGTGAAGACAGCTACGTCGTCTTCGGGAACAAGGCTGATCAGGTTCGTTGGCTAAGTCGCAAACCCTGCGCGCCGCTGTTCGCAGATGGGCACGTGCCGACTACCGATGCGCCTGCGCGGCAGATTCTGAACATTCTCACTCAGTCCATGCTTCCCACGCACAGTGGCCGCGACTCACAGTGTTGCTTCACGACGTCAGGCGTCAGAAATGACCCACGGAATGTGGAGTTCCTAAGTCGATTGATTCGCATGCATGGTTTCGCACCGATGTTCTGTTCGCCGACCGAAGCCACGATGCTGGCATGCGGCAGCGTCAACAACTTCACCGGTGTCGCCGTCTGCATGGGGACAGACATTACCGAGGTCAGTTTGTTTCGGTACGGCAGTGAGATCATTGCGGAAACGCTGGATGTCGGCTCAAACTGGGTCGACATCGAAATGGCAAAACAACTGCAGATGAAAGTCTGGGACGATACAGGCAACTGTTACCTGGACCTGGCAGCGGTTCGCGAATGGAAGCACGATCGATCGGTGCATTTAAGAAATTCAACGGGTGAGCGTGAGCGCACTCTGTCACGACTTTATGGCGTGATTCTCAGCCGCGTTGCCCGGACAATTCGCCAATTCGTTGCCTCGGAATCCGTCGAAAAAGCCATCGGAACGTCGCCGCTCGCTGTCATCTGCGCGGGTGGACCAACTCAGATTGGCGGATTTGCCAACGCCATGACGGAACGACTTGTCGAACAGGACACGGCCAGTCGAATCCAGTCGGTGTCTGTTGTCGAAAATCCGTCACTGGCGGTGGTGCGTGGCCTGCTGATTTTCGGCGAACTGGAATCTCGGCGAGGCAGGGCCGTCGAATTCGCCGCGTAG
- a CDS encoding glycerate kinase type-2 family protein: protein MSHRDDAIAIWKAGVDAVRSDFLVRSNVRCHRDYLEICGSRFSLQDVRNIEVVGAGKAGAGMVRGLEVALSGLRDSIRLDGWVNVPRDCVEATSAITLFAARPAGSNEPTAEGVKGTREILKRVRQLDETDLCIVLISGGGSALLPAPAPGVSLDDKLAVTRVLAAGGADICELNVVRSQLSEVKGGGLVRNCGAGRVVSLIISDVIGDPLEIIASGPTTPSTATADDALAILQKYDPTRTLVPATVYTHLERDVPASGDATCAVENFLIGSNAVAIAAADAAAKQRGYEVINLGSENAGEAADHGRTLFQKLADLRDGNSTGHPKRVCLLAGGETTVKLAATSADRKGGRNQECILAAVAANPDAAAWQKITLLSGGTDGEDGPTDAAGAIADAELVGRMHADGLQPNDFLTINNSYPFFDQLDGLVRTGPTHTNVMDLAVGVLDG from the coding sequence ATGAGCCACCGCGACGATGCCATTGCAATTTGGAAAGCCGGCGTCGATGCCGTGAGGTCCGACTTTCTGGTTCGCTCGAACGTTCGCTGCCATCGCGATTACCTGGAGATTTGCGGCTCGCGGTTTTCGCTGCAGGACGTCAGGAATATTGAAGTGGTCGGCGCCGGCAAAGCGGGGGCCGGGATGGTGCGGGGGCTTGAGGTCGCTCTGTCCGGCTTGCGAGACTCCATTCGATTGGATGGCTGGGTGAATGTGCCGCGGGACTGCGTGGAAGCGACGTCGGCCATCACCTTGTTTGCAGCTCGACCAGCGGGCAGCAATGAGCCGACGGCCGAGGGCGTGAAGGGAACTCGGGAGATCCTAAAACGAGTCCGTCAGTTAGATGAGACTGACCTGTGCATTGTTCTCATTTCGGGCGGCGGCAGCGCCTTGCTGCCCGCGCCGGCTCCCGGTGTCAGCCTGGACGACAAGCTGGCTGTCACAAGAGTTCTGGCCGCTGGTGGAGCTGATATTTGTGAACTTAACGTCGTGCGCAGTCAGCTTTCGGAAGTGAAAGGCGGTGGTCTGGTTCGAAACTGCGGGGCCGGTCGAGTGGTCTCGCTAATCATTTCTGATGTGATCGGCGATCCACTGGAAATCATCGCTTCCGGCCCGACGACGCCGTCAACCGCAACGGCCGACGACGCACTGGCGATTCTGCAAAAATATGATCCGACTCGAACTCTTGTTCCGGCGACTGTTTACACTCATCTTGAACGCGACGTACCGGCGAGCGGCGACGCGACCTGTGCTGTTGAAAATTTTCTGATCGGATCGAATGCCGTTGCAATTGCGGCGGCTGACGCTGCGGCGAAACAACGCGGCTACGAAGTCATCAATTTGGGATCCGAAAACGCTGGTGAAGCGGCCGATCACGGGCGGACGCTGTTCCAAAAGCTGGCGGACCTGCGGGACGGAAACTCAACGGGGCATCCCAAACGAGTGTGTCTACTCGCGGGCGGAGAAACCACCGTCAAACTGGCTGCGACGTCCGCCGATCGCAAAGGCGGCCGCAATCAGGAATGCATTCTGGCAGCAGTTGCAGCGAATCCGGACGCGGCCGCATGGCAGAAAATCACGCTGCTTTCCGGCGGCACAGATGGCGAAGATGGGCCCACCGATGCGGCCGGAGCTATCGCCGATGCGGAACTGGTCGGCCGGATGCACGCCGATGGTCTACAGCCGAACGACTTTCTGACGATCAACAATTCGTATCCGTTTTTCGACCAGCTTGATGGCCTGGTGAGAACCGGGCCGACTCATACCAACGTGATGGACCTGGCCGTTGGAGTTCTCGACGGTTGA
- the ruvA gene encoding Holliday junction branch migration protein RuvA, with protein MITRITGKLVSLTDVCGYLQIGGFEHEVLLPDLVRRQLQGKIGEEISLRTIEYLEGNPQQGRLTPRIIGFANDAEKEFFELVCSVDGVGAKKALRAMVRPVREVATAIEERDIKQLSTLPGVGPAVAERIVAKLRRKMAKFALMVSGDVPDSAAPDVLAEAYEALVSVGHTPQDAMARIEVVKETGKKFKSVEDVLSEIYQRQRG; from the coding sequence TTGATCACTCGCATCACCGGAAAACTCGTCAGCCTGACGGACGTTTGTGGCTATCTGCAGATCGGTGGCTTCGAACACGAAGTCCTTCTGCCGGACCTTGTACGTCGCCAGCTACAGGGAAAAATTGGCGAAGAGATCAGTCTTCGAACAATTGAATACCTCGAGGGCAATCCGCAACAGGGTCGTCTTACGCCGCGGATTATCGGCTTCGCCAACGATGCCGAGAAAGAGTTCTTCGAGCTGGTTTGTTCGGTTGACGGCGTGGGCGCTAAGAAGGCTCTGCGAGCGATGGTGCGTCCGGTGCGTGAAGTCGCCACAGCCATTGAAGAGCGAGATATCAAGCAACTGAGTACTTTGCCGGGCGTAGGACCGGCCGTGGCCGAGCGAATCGTGGCCAAGCTGCGACGCAAAATGGCCAAGTTCGCATTGATGGTGTCGGGCGATGTACCAGACAGCGCTGCTCCGGATGTGCTGGCCGAAGCCTACGAAGCACTTGTCAGCGTCGGACACACGCCACAGGATGCGATGGCGAGAATCGAAGTGGTCAAGGAAACCGGGAAAAAGTTCAAGAGCGTCGAAGACGTTCTTTCGGAAATTTATCAGCGTCAGCGCGGGTAA
- the ruvC gene encoding crossover junction endodeoxyribonuclease RuvC → MSFALNAHAHTKSHERYLGLDPGLNRTGYALLERRAKGPFLLEGGILRSTPKTTLQSRIREIAHGLREVLDELQPEIVAIEQLFSHAQNPKTALLMAHVRGAILLTLSETEVPIVHYTPTQIKRLLTGSGKASKEQIQYAVKTELKLDTIPEPNDVADAAAIGLCLYHSVKFAAL, encoded by the coding sequence ATGTCTTTCGCCCTTAATGCACACGCTCACACCAAATCGCACGAACGCTATCTGGGACTCGATCCCGGCCTGAACCGCACCGGTTACGCTTTGCTGGAACGTCGAGCCAAAGGACCGTTTTTGCTGGAAGGCGGCATCCTGCGATCCACGCCGAAGACGACGCTGCAAAGTCGCATTCGCGAGATCGCTCACGGACTGCGCGAAGTGCTGGACGAACTTCAGCCCGAGATCGTGGCGATCGAACAGCTGTTCTCGCACGCTCAGAATCCCAAAACTGCACTTCTGATGGCTCATGTACGCGGAGCCATTCTGCTGACGCTGTCAGAAACGGAAGTGCCGATCGTGCACTACACGCCGACTCAGATCAAACGCCTGCTGACTGGCAGCGGGAAGGCTTCCAAAGAACAGATTCAGTATGCCGTGAAGACAGAATTGAAACTTGATACGATCCCCGAACCGAACGACGTGGCAGACGCCGCGGCCATCGGTTTGTGCCTATACCACTCCGTTAAATTCGCAGCGCTGTAG
- the ispF gene encoding 2-C-methyl-D-erythritol 2,4-cyclodiphosphate synthase — protein sequence MQNLPEFRVGEGCDVHRTIADRPLILGGVTVDCDFGLDGHSDADVLLHAIIDAMLGATGQGDIGEWFPNTDAKWKNADSVNLIQHVWNSLISGGWQLQNLDCTICCERPRLGPWKPLIRQRLAEILDVPEDRINVKAKSGEAVGPVGRGEAITAQAVVLLAKSPKNGV from the coding sequence ATGCAGAATTTGCCGGAGTTCCGTGTCGGAGAGGGCTGTGACGTCCACCGCACCATCGCCGACCGCCCCTTAATCCTGGGCGGCGTGACGGTGGATTGCGACTTCGGACTCGACGGTCACAGCGACGCAGACGTACTGCTGCACGCCATTATCGATGCGATGCTGGGTGCCACAGGGCAGGGCGATATCGGCGAATGGTTCCCGAACACAGACGCCAAATGGAAAAACGCAGACTCAGTGAACCTGATCCAGCACGTCTGGAACAGCCTGATCAGCGGCGGTTGGCAGCTTCAAAATCTGGACTGTACAATCTGCTGCGAACGACCGCGTCTGGGCCCATGGAAGCCGCTCATTCGACAACGGCTGGCAGAAATCCTGGACGTGCCGGAAGATCGTATCAACGTCAAGGCCAAGTCGGGCGAAGCGGTCGGACCGGTCGGTCGGGGCGAAGCCATTACAGCTCAGGCTGTTGTGCTGCTGGCAAAATCGCCGAAGAATGGTGTATAA
- a CDS encoding endonuclease/exonuclease/phosphatase family protein: MLTINNAPRNDTSPARRSRVLTSFLYAIGLLAITASVSSVQAAPPKTLRVLCYNIHYGQGNDGEYNLQRLADVINKAKPDLVALQEVDVVVERSGKVHQAQELGKLTGLAVRYGPTQHYQGGLYGNAVLTRLPILDVQIQPLPYTAATPELTTYPRAAIAVDVRLPNDKPLRFISTHFQHNVAEDRVAEATAINRLFGDGSPPAILAGDMNATPDSEPIKILEQKWTNAIDEAAAPSAPSSNPQSRIDYVFFRGKSLKLISTEVISEPMASDHCPVLAVFELAEGYSESR; the protein is encoded by the coding sequence ATGCTCACGATCAACAACGCCCCCCGCAACGACACAAGCCCGGCACGCCGGTCCCGTGTGCTGACCTCGTTTCTGTATGCCATTGGTTTGCTGGCAATCACAGCATCGGTGAGTTCCGTTCAGGCGGCACCGCCCAAAACTCTGCGAGTGCTCTGCTACAATATTCACTACGGGCAGGGCAATGACGGCGAGTACAACCTTCAGCGGCTGGCCGACGTCATCAACAAGGCCAAACCGGACCTTGTCGCTTTGCAGGAAGTCGATGTTGTGGTCGAACGTTCCGGCAAAGTTCATCAGGCGCAGGAGCTTGGTAAGCTGACGGGGCTGGCCGTTCGTTACGGGCCGACTCAGCACTATCAGGGCGGACTGTACGGAAACGCTGTGCTGACTCGGCTGCCGATTCTGGATGTCCAAATTCAGCCTTTGCCGTATACCGCTGCCACACCCGAACTCACAACTTACCCGCGAGCCGCCATCGCGGTTGACGTCAGGCTTCCCAACGACAAACCACTGCGTTTTATTAGTACTCACTTCCAGCATAACGTTGCGGAAGACAGAGTGGCTGAGGCAACGGCAATCAACCGCCTGTTCGGCGACGGTTCGCCGCCCGCAATCTTGGCGGGAGACATGAATGCCACGCCTGACTCCGAACCGATCAAGATTCTGGAACAGAAGTGGACGAACGCCATCGATGAAGCAGCAGCTCCTTCGGCACCATCTTCCAATCCGCAATCACGCATTGATTACGTGTTCTTCCGGGGCAAGTCGCTGAAGCTGATCAGCACAGAAGTGATCAGCGAGCCAATGGCATCAGATCACTGTCCGGTTCTGGCCGTTTTCGAACTGGCGGAAGGCTACAGCGAATCTCGGTGA
- a CDS encoding arylsulfatase, which yields MKSLLVFLSALFTVQQFATAAAPKPNIVYILLDDAGYGDLSCYGQKLFTTPHIDRLAAEGMKFTEHYSGSTVCAPTRCSLMTGLHTGHTYVRGNREVKPEGQAAMPADIVTIPRLLKKAGYKTGAFGKWGLGAPSSPSDPAEHFDLFYGYNCQREAHSYYPDHLWRNKQRVPMDGETYTATLIMDEALQFVRDNKADPFFLFLPVTIPHAAMHAPEEYVKPWREKFPQFEDKIGKYSGPEVRNPVAAFAGMMTLMDEGVGDLMALLSELNIDDNTIVLFSSDNGPHKEGGHDPEFFNSNGPLKGHKRDLYEGGIRAPLIARWPGNIEPGTTSALISAHWDMLPTFCELAGVDIPAGLDGISMVSELTGEGSQTPHEFLYWEFYEKGGKRAVRFGNWKAVQQNLTGVNQKDGVELYDLSSDIGEEHNIADDHPDQVKRALEYFAAAHTPSEFWSFGRRKK from the coding sequence ATGAAAAGTCTCCTCGTCTTCCTGTCCGCTCTTTTCACCGTGCAACAATTTGCAACGGCCGCCGCGCCCAAACCGAACATTGTTTACATCCTGCTGGATGACGCCGGCTACGGCGACCTATCCTGCTATGGTCAGAAACTGTTCACCACGCCGCACATCGATCGATTAGCGGCGGAAGGCATGAAGTTTACTGAACACTATTCCGGATCCACCGTCTGCGCGCCGACGCGGTGCAGTTTGATGACGGGGCTGCATACCGGCCACACGTATGTTCGCGGTAATCGCGAAGTCAAACCGGAAGGTCAGGCGGCGATGCCTGCCGATATCGTCACGATTCCTCGGCTGTTGAAAAAGGCGGGTTACAAAACCGGAGCATTCGGGAAATGGGGACTGGGTGCTCCTTCGTCACCCAGTGATCCGGCTGAACATTTCGATTTGTTTTATGGCTACAACTGCCAGCGAGAAGCTCATTCGTACTACCCCGATCATCTGTGGCGCAACAAGCAACGCGTGCCGATGGACGGCGAAACTTATACCGCCACACTGATCATGGACGAAGCTCTACAGTTTGTGCGAGACAACAAAGCTGATCCCTTCTTTCTGTTTTTGCCCGTCACCATCCCTCATGCAGCCATGCACGCGCCGGAAGAGTATGTGAAACCGTGGCGCGAAAAGTTCCCTCAGTTTGAAGATAAAATCGGGAAGTACAGTGGCCCGGAAGTCAGGAATCCTGTGGCCGCGTTTGCTGGCATGATGACGTTGATGGATGAGGGCGTCGGCGACCTGATGGCTTTGCTTTCCGAACTAAACATCGACGACAATACGATCGTGTTGTTTAGCAGCGACAATGGGCCTCACAAAGAAGGTGGCCACGATCCCGAATTCTTCAACAGCAATGGGCCGCTGAAAGGTCACAAACGGGACCTGTACGAAGGCGGCATCCGCGCTCCGCTGATCGCGAGGTGGCCGGGCAACATTGAACCGGGTACCACGTCGGCTCTGATTTCGGCTCATTGGGACATGCTGCCGACCTTTTGCGAGCTGGCTGGCGTAGATATTCCCGCCGGCCTGGACGGCATCAGCATGGTGTCGGAATTGACGGGCGAAGGTTCGCAGACGCCTCACGAATTCCTGTACTGGGAATTCTATGAGAAGGGTGGCAAGCGGGCTGTCCGGTTTGGCAACTGGAAAGCTGTTCAGCAAAACCTAACCGGGGTTAATCAGAAGGACGGAGTCGAGCTTTACGACTTGTCTTCTGATATTGGTGAGGAGCACAACATCGCTGACGATCATCCGGATCAGGTGAAGCGAGCTCTTGAGTATTTCGCGGCGGCTCATACGCCTTCCGAATTTTGGTCGTTCGGACGTCGGAAAAAATAG